A segment of the Sphingobacterium oryzagri genome:
CTCCCAATGCAAAGCCATTAATGGCTGCAATTATGGGTTTTGGAAAATGATAAATCTTGTCCATCACCTCTCGATGTCCCCAAGAAGCGAGTTCTTCGGCCTCCGCAACAGATAAGCCCTTGAACTCAGCAATATCTGCGCCTGCTACAAAGGCCTTTTCACCAGCTCCAGTAAAAATTACACCTCGTACCTGCGTGTCGGTTTCCAATGTTTTCAAAAGATCGGCTAGCTCAACCAGGGTTTCCCGATTTAGCGCATTGAGCTTTGCCGGCCGATTAATCGTTATGTATGCGGTCTGTCCGCTAATCTCCAATAAAAAATTTTTCAGTGTTTCCATCGCTTTAAAAATTTAAGTTTAAACTCACGCGGTAACTATCTTGTTGAACGTTTGGCTGGCCGAGATAGTTCAACCGGCGAACATATTCTACGCGCAAAACCCGAAGTATGTTATCAATGCCCACTTTTCCTTCCCAGTAAGGCACGCTGTCATTCATCACGTAGGTTATCGGCCTACCATCGGGATAGGTATCAAACTGAATGACATCAGGGCTGCGATAGGGATTGTTAGGGTCTGTCAACCGGCCATAAAACATTTTTACGCCCCAAATCTCGCGCAGATTCAGCCGTTTGATTCCTGGTATTTTATTCAGAATAAAGCCTTGCAACTGATGTTCCAATGACAAGCGAACATACTCATCGGCAACAAATTCCATGCTCTGCATCAACGTAAAGTCGATGACGTGACGATCTTCCTCTCGGAAAATATCTGGAATTTCCAGTAAAGGATAAGGCAGTGTGCCCCAAATCTTACCTCCCGCGACCGTCAAATCAGCGAAGCCGAGCTGACTCAGGAAAAAGCGTTTGGACACCGAGGCACGCAAAGCATCGAAGTTATAATTGCCCCCCATTACGCCATTCAAACCTTTGTTGTATTGCACATTAAATACGGGATATTTCTCCACAATGGTGACACGCTCCAGGTTACGGTAGTAAAACTTCTCATTGGGCGCCCATCGAAAAATAAACTCCAGCTCGCTACTGTTAATATTCGGCATAGACCGCGCAAGGCCGTCTGAGGAAATAAATTCCAGATCGCCAATGGCGCGCCGGCGGTGATTGATGAAGGAGCTTTCCAGGCTTACATGATTACCAAACTCGATCAGATGCGCAAGCTGGTATGCATAGGTATCCATCCACTTCGTAGGTCTATTGCGCCGGATAGATTGAAAAAAACTATCCCCTTTTCTAAAGCCGAGATTTCTGCCGGGATCAAAAATATCATGCTGTACCGTTGCCTGGATAAAATGTGCAGGAAATTTTGCCACAGATCCACCATTAAGCGATACGGTTGGTCGAAGAAAATACTTCACTTGTTTATCCCGCAACCCGTAGGCTAAGTAGCCTTCTAAAAAAACCTTTTCGGAAAGCTTGTCTGTTGTGCGCCCGCCTACACGGATACGGTTTCCTTCAATATTGTTTAGCGAGTAGAGGTATTCCAATGGCCCAAACTCTACAGGACCAACGGGATAAAAACCTTGCCCTAAGAGATAGCCCAAGGCTAACAACGTTTTGAATGTGCGGTTGTCATTTAACGAATCAATGTTACTGTACACCCGATTTTCGACGGGCGAGAGCGCAACCGGACGATTTTGCGCCAACATATCCTCATGCTGCTTGGCATCTGGCAGAATTTCTGTGGGCGCGCCCGTGAATACATCATCGGCGAAGCTGGCTTGAAAATCGTAGTCGTAATTTAGGGTCGTTTTTTTTCCATAAACCGCATCGCGCTTGCCTCGGCCAAACATAATTTCGACCGAGCTCCGATCCATGTACATGAAATGGTCTGCATTTGGCCGGTAAATAAGCTCGATTTTGAGATCATTTACCCAATTGAGATTCGCCTCCTTATTGACGCGCAACTCCGCCAATCGCACGGCAAACCGGCCGTCCATGGTAATGTGCAATTTGCCACTCAGCAGCAGGTCTGTTTTATTGCGCGGTTCAAATTTTAGCTCGATAAAGCTGCCATCATCGTTATGAACGGTGTCTACAACAAAATATTTATAAAACACAGGCGCATTGTTAGCGATCGGACTAAGAAACAATTTGTTGATCAAGAATACGTTCTCGTCGTATATTTCTACATCCTGGAAAAGATAGCCTAAGTATGCCTGAATGTTATGATTATTGACGTAGCGGTCGTCGAAATCGGTTTGCTTCACCGAAGTGACGCGTTTTTTAAAAGCTTTCGGATCATTTTTGGCATAAACATCACTTAGTTGTTCGCGCATAAAAATGGTGAGCAATTTATTGCCGGGCAGCGTGACCGTATCCAGATTTTCAAATACAAAGCCGATGCTACCTAATCCCTTGGTAGGCGCCGGCGGATCGACCATCCCAAACTGCAACTTATCGTATTGTTTGAACGACAAATGTGGCTGATTTTCCAACCTGTTTAAACGTTTGTGCTTAATGACCTGTTGGATTAGATCGACGGCTGGATTACGGTTATTGTACTTAACCTTGCGGGATATTTCGACCGCGTCAATGATATGTTCGTTGCTTTCAAGTTCGATACGGAGTTCGTCGCCTTTACCCGA
Coding sequences within it:
- a CDS encoding DUF5686 family protein → MKVILCLFLFCLATKLGLAQQRIVGVIVDKSSQKGVALASVTIPGTAEGTSCDSSGRFSFHTSQKVPLQLLVSALGYKNRVLDYSGKGDELRIELESNEHIIDAVEISRKVKYNNRNPAVDLIQQVIKHKRLNRLENQPHLSFKQYDKLQFGMVDPPAPTKGLGSIGFVFENLDTVTLPGNKLLTIFMREQLSDVYAKNDPKAFKKRVTSVKQTDFDDRYVNNHNIQAYLGYLFQDVEIYDENVFLINKLFLSPIANNAPVFYKYFVVDTVHNDDGSFIELKFEPRNKTDLLLSGKLHITMDGRFAVRLAELRVNKEANLNWVNDLKIELIYRPNADHFMYMDRSSVEIMFGRGKRDAVYGKKTTLNYDYDFQASFADDVFTGAPTEILPDAKQHEDMLAQNRPVALSPVENRVYSNIDSLNDNRTFKTLLALGYLLGQGFYPVGPVEFGPLEYLYSLNNIEGNRIRVGGRTTDKLSEKVFLEGYLAYGLRDKQVKYFLRPTVSLNGGSVAKFPAHFIQATVQHDIFDPGRNLGFRKGDSFFQSIRRNRPTKWMDTYAYQLAHLIEFGNHVSLESSFINHRRRAIGDLEFISSDGLARSMPNINSSELEFIFRWAPNEKFYYRNLERVTIVEKYPVFNVQYNKGLNGVMGGNYNFDALRASVSKRFFLSQLGFADLTVAGGKIWGTLPYPLLEIPDIFREEDRHVIDFTLMQSMEFVADEYVRLSLEHQLQGFILNKIPGIKRLNLREIWGVKMFYGRLTDPNNPYRSPDVIQFDTYPDGRPITYVMNDSVPYWEGKVGIDNILRVLRVEYVRRLNYLGQPNVQQDSYRVSLNLNF